A genomic stretch from Solanum stenotomum isolate F172 chromosome 8, ASM1918654v1, whole genome shotgun sequence includes:
- the LOC125872107 gene encoding (2Z,6Z)-farnesyl diphosphate synthase CPT6, chloroplastic-like, protein MSSLLVLPQALFFPVSCNLDRRLLSTKSSDIFRYGHFSKSLRHDDQLVHPEFTPKHVAIIMDGNRRWAKARGLPVQEGHKFITPNLKNICNVSTKLGIQVITAFAFSTENWNRSKEEVDFLMKLYEQLFEEFMRFGGVRVSVIGGRSKLPIKLQKGIELTEEATKDNEGLHLTMALNYGGKYDMLQATKSIASKVKDGLINLEDINNKLFEQELATKCAKPPDLVNFLLWQLAYSELYFTKTMFPDFGEEALKEAILSFQQRHRRFGGHTY, encoded by the exons ATGAGTTCTTTGTTAGTACTCCCCCAAGCCCTGTTCTTCCCAGTATCATGTAATTTGGATCGTCGTCTTCTATCGACGAAATCATCAGATATATTTAGGTATGGCCATTTCTCCAAGAGTTTGAGGCATGATGATCAATTAGTTCATCCAGAATTTACCCCTAAACACGTCGCTATAATAATGGATGGGAACAGAAGATGGGCTAAAGCTAGAGGATTACCTGTGCAAGAGGGTCACAAATTTATTACTCCTAATCTTAAGAATATTTGTAATGTTTCTACCAAACTTGGAATACAAGTTATCACTGCTTTTGCTTTCTCTACTGAAAACTGGAATCGTTCTAAG GAGGAGGTTGATTTTTTGATGAAACTGTATGAACAGTTGTTCGAAGAATTTATGAG GTTTGGTGGAGTACGGGTGTCTGTTATTGGAGGTAGATCCAAACTTCCGATAAAATTACAGAAAGGCATAGAGTTAACAGAAGAGGCGACCAAAGACAATGAAGGACTTCATCTTACGATGGCACTAAACTATGGAGGAAAATATGACATGTTACAAGCAACCAAGAGCATTGCCAGTAAAGTGAAGGATGGTCTTATAAATTTAGAGGATATCAACAACAAATTATTTGAGCAAGAACTAGCTACCAAGTGTGCTAAACCACCTGATTTAGTAAACTTCTTATTGTGGCAGCTCGCTTACTCTGAATTGTACTTTACAAAGACGATGTTTCCTGATTTTGGAGAAGAAGCTCTCAAGGAGGCCATACTCTCCTTTCAGCAAAGACACAGACGTTTTGGTGGACACACATATTGA